A single window of Penaeus vannamei isolate JL-2024 chromosome 24, ASM4276789v1, whole genome shotgun sequence DNA harbors:
- the LOC113803263 gene encoding protein FAM98B isoform X4 → MENDILDSLEDLGYDGDISNETTLRAAVEGSEGGPKSVSYTKLVAWITSELRVLAKLEEMVNATTSPEEHSSFLMELSAFLKELGCPHTQLTEGPVSQRLTSTETRLLLLDFLLAELMAARMLSSATPEQGMTVEMRESEHARDLKALLIALGFPKPPANITPQQLFMKVEQKVNDVKSKAHPSLIGKPLFNGTLSDKQWALLDEMQKEMQSEYQMRREMLIKRLDVTVQSFQWSNKAKMRENDLVKAFRSRRDQLTEIPSVSVGDMLAAREDLAVLEKTSNASVRKATKTPLNKVLIGKVPDRGGRAHELEPPPPEMPSWSQRQPGGGGQGGSSSSQQGGSGGFGGGQQGGSGGYGGGQQGFQGGFGGQGGQGGYGGGGQQGGQGGYGGGGGGQQGGQGGYGGGGQQGFQGGFGGQVYTIIYPAGVQVGYSGAQQGYQGGYGGGQQGGYGGRGGGRGGRGGGGGSGFSSGGDRVQGGWNQGGGYNRGGGGYDNRGGGGGYDNRGGGGGYDNRGGGGGYDNRGGGGGYDNRGSYDNRGGGGYRGGGHGGYDNRGYDNRGRGRGRGGRGGNRY, encoded by the exons ATGGAGAACGATATTCTGGACTCGCTGGAGGACCTAGG GTATGATGGCGACATTAGCAACGAGACCACCTTGAGAGCAGCCGTTGAGGGAAGTGAAGGTGGACCCAAGAGTGTTTCGTACACAAAGCTCGTTGCTTGGATCACCTCAGAGTTGCGCGTCTTGGCCAAGCTAGAGGAGATGGTGAATGCCACGACATCCCCAGAGGAGCACTCATCCTTCCTTATGGAGCTCTCTGCGTTTCTCAAGGAATTAg GATGCCCTCATACACAACTGACCGAAGGCCCTGTCAGCCAGCGATTGACATCCACAGAAACGCGGCTTCTGTTGCTGGATTTCCTTCTAGCCGAACTTATGGCAGCTCGTATGTTGTCCAGTGCCACCCCAGAGCAAGGCATGACAGTGGAAATG CGTGAGAGTGAACATGCAAGGGACCTGAAGGCTTTGCTGATTGCTCTCGGCTTTCCCAAACCCCCAGCCAACATCACTCCACAGCAGCTTTTTATGAAAGTTGAACAGAAG GTAAATGATGTGAAGAGTAAAGCCCACCCATCTCTCATTGGTAAACCATTGTTTAATGGAACTCTGTCAGACAAGCAGTGGGCTCTGTTGGACGAGATGCAGAAAGAAATGCAGTCAGAATACCAGATGAGACGCGAGATGTTGATCAAGCGTCTTGATGTCACTGTGCAGTCTTTCCAG TGGTCCAACAAAGCCAAAATGCGAGAAAATGACTTGGTGAAAGCGTTCCGATCCCGAAGAGACCAGCTGACAGAAATCCCGAGTGTGTCTGTAGGCGACATGCTTGCAGCTAGGGAAGACTTGGCAGTCTTAGAGAAGACCAGCAATGCATCCGTGCGCAAGGCTACTAAAACACCCCTGAATAAG GTCCTGATAGGAAAGGTTCCAGATCGAGGTGGCCGAGCACACGAGCTGGAGCCTCCCCCGCCTGAGATGCCATCTTGGTCGCAGAGGCAACCAGGAGGAG GAGGTCAGGGTGGGAGTAGTAGTTCTCAGCAAG GTGGTTCAGGTGGATTTGGAGGTGGTCAACAAG GTGGTTCAGGTGGCTATGGAGGTGGTCAGCAAG GCTTTCAGGGAGGCTTTGGAGGCCAAG GTGGTCAAGGTGGATATGGTGGTGGTGGACAGCAAG GTGGTcaaggtggttatggtggtggtggtggtggacagCAAG GTGGTCAAGGTGGCTATGGTGGTGGTGGCCAACAAG GCTTTCAGGGAGGCTTTGGAGGTCAAG tatatactataatatatccTGCAGGTGTTCAGGTTGGCTATAGTGGTGCTCAGCAAG GCTATCAGGGAGGATATGGGGGTGGACAGCAAG GTGGctatggaggacgaggaggtggccgcggagggcgtggtggtggaggtggaagtggcttctcctcaggaggcgATCGAGTCCAAGGTGGCTGGAACCAGGGCGGAGGATACAACCGTGGCGGCGGAGGCTACGACAAccgaggaggcggcggaggctaTGACAACCGAGGTGGCGGCGGAGGCTATGAtaacaggggagggggtggtggatatGATAacaggggaggtggtggaggctaCGATAATCGGGGTAGCTATGACaatcgtggtggtggtggctaccGAGGCGGTGGCCATGGTGGCTATGATAATAGGGGTTATGACAACAGAGGCaggggccgagggagggggggaagaggaggtaataGGTACTAG
- the LOC113803263 gene encoding protein FAM98B isoform X17, whose amino-acid sequence MENDILDSLEDLGYDGDISNETTLRAAVEGSEGGPKSVSYTKLVAWITSELRVLAKLEEMVNATTSPEEHSSFLMELSAFLKELGCPHTQLTEGPVSQRLTSTETRLLLLDFLLAELMAARMLSSATPEQGMTVEMRESEHARDLKALLIALGFPKPPANITPQQLFMKVEQKVNDVKSKAHPSLIGKPLFNGTLSDKQWALLDEMQKEMQSEYQMRREMLIKRLDVTVQSFQWSNKAKMRENDLVKAFRSRRDQLTEIPSVSVGDMLAAREDLAVLEKTSNASVRKATKTPLNKVLIGKVPDRGGRAHELEPPPPEMPSWSQRQPGGGGQGGSSSSQQGGSGGFGGGQQGFQGGFGGQGGQGGYGGGGQQGGQGGYGGGGGGQQGGQGGYGGGGQQGFQGGFGGQVYTIIYPAGVQVGYSGAQQGYQGGYGGGQQGGYGGRGGGRGGRGGGGGSGFSSGGDRVQGGWNQGGGYNRGGGGYDNRGGGGGYDNRGGGGGYDNRGGGGGYDNRGGGGGYDNRGSYDNRGGGGYRGGGHGGYDNRGYDNRGRGRGRGGRGGNRY is encoded by the exons ATGGAGAACGATATTCTGGACTCGCTGGAGGACCTAGG GTATGATGGCGACATTAGCAACGAGACCACCTTGAGAGCAGCCGTTGAGGGAAGTGAAGGTGGACCCAAGAGTGTTTCGTACACAAAGCTCGTTGCTTGGATCACCTCAGAGTTGCGCGTCTTGGCCAAGCTAGAGGAGATGGTGAATGCCACGACATCCCCAGAGGAGCACTCATCCTTCCTTATGGAGCTCTCTGCGTTTCTCAAGGAATTAg GATGCCCTCATACACAACTGACCGAAGGCCCTGTCAGCCAGCGATTGACATCCACAGAAACGCGGCTTCTGTTGCTGGATTTCCTTCTAGCCGAACTTATGGCAGCTCGTATGTTGTCCAGTGCCACCCCAGAGCAAGGCATGACAGTGGAAATG CGTGAGAGTGAACATGCAAGGGACCTGAAGGCTTTGCTGATTGCTCTCGGCTTTCCCAAACCCCCAGCCAACATCACTCCACAGCAGCTTTTTATGAAAGTTGAACAGAAG GTAAATGATGTGAAGAGTAAAGCCCACCCATCTCTCATTGGTAAACCATTGTTTAATGGAACTCTGTCAGACAAGCAGTGGGCTCTGTTGGACGAGATGCAGAAAGAAATGCAGTCAGAATACCAGATGAGACGCGAGATGTTGATCAAGCGTCTTGATGTCACTGTGCAGTCTTTCCAG TGGTCCAACAAAGCCAAAATGCGAGAAAATGACTTGGTGAAAGCGTTCCGATCCCGAAGAGACCAGCTGACAGAAATCCCGAGTGTGTCTGTAGGCGACATGCTTGCAGCTAGGGAAGACTTGGCAGTCTTAGAGAAGACCAGCAATGCATCCGTGCGCAAGGCTACTAAAACACCCCTGAATAAG GTCCTGATAGGAAAGGTTCCAGATCGAGGTGGCCGAGCACACGAGCTGGAGCCTCCCCCGCCTGAGATGCCATCTTGGTCGCAGAGGCAACCAGGAGGAG GAGGTCAGGGTGGGAGTAGTAGTTCTCAGCAAG GTGGTTCAGGTGGATTTGGAGGTGGTCAACAAG GCTTTCAGGGAGGCTTTGGAGGCCAAG GTGGTCAAGGTGGATATGGTGGTGGTGGACAGCAAG GTGGTcaaggtggttatggtggtggtggtggtggacagCAAG GTGGTCAAGGTGGCTATGGTGGTGGTGGCCAACAAG GCTTTCAGGGAGGCTTTGGAGGTCAAG tatatactataatatatccTGCAGGTGTTCAGGTTGGCTATAGTGGTGCTCAGCAAG GCTATCAGGGAGGATATGGGGGTGGACAGCAAG GTGGctatggaggacgaggaggtggccgcggagggcgtggtggtggaggtggaagtggcttctcctcaggaggcgATCGAGTCCAAGGTGGCTGGAACCAGGGCGGAGGATACAACCGTGGCGGCGGAGGCTACGACAAccgaggaggcggcggaggctaTGACAACCGAGGTGGCGGCGGAGGCTATGAtaacaggggagggggtggtggatatGATAacaggggaggtggtggaggctaCGATAATCGGGGTAGCTATGACaatcgtggtggtggtggctaccGAGGCGGTGGCCATGGTGGCTATGATAATAGGGGTTATGACAACAGAGGCaggggccgagggagggggggaagaggaggtaataGGTACTAG
- the LOC113803263 gene encoding protein FAM98A isoform X37, which translates to MENDILDSLEDLGYDGDISNETTLRAAVEGSEGGPKSVSYTKLVAWITSELRVLAKLEEMVNATTSPEEHSSFLMELSAFLKELGCPHTQLTEGPVSQRLTSTETRLLLLDFLLAELMAARMLSSATPEQGMTVEMRESEHARDLKALLIALGFPKPPANITPQQLFMKVEQKVNDVKSKAHPSLIGKPLFNGTLSDKQWALLDEMQKEMQSEYQMRREMLIKRLDVTVQSFQWSNKAKMRENDLVKAFRSRRDQLTEIPSVSVGDMLAAREDLAVLEKTSNASVRKATKTPLNKVLIGKVPDRGGRAHELEPPPPEMPSWSQRQPGGGGQGGSSSSQQGGSGGFGGGQQGGSGGYGGGQQGSQGGYSSGQQGFQGGFGGQGFQGGFGGQVYTIIYPAGVQVGYSGAQQGYQGGYGGGQQGGYGGRGGGRGGRGGGGGSGFSSGGDRVQGGWNQGGGYNRGGGGYDNRGGGGGYDNRGGGGGYDNRGGGGGYDNRGGGGGYDNRGSYDNRGGGGYRGGGHGGYDNRGYDNRGRGRGRGGRGGNRY; encoded by the exons ATGGAGAACGATATTCTGGACTCGCTGGAGGACCTAGG GTATGATGGCGACATTAGCAACGAGACCACCTTGAGAGCAGCCGTTGAGGGAAGTGAAGGTGGACCCAAGAGTGTTTCGTACACAAAGCTCGTTGCTTGGATCACCTCAGAGTTGCGCGTCTTGGCCAAGCTAGAGGAGATGGTGAATGCCACGACATCCCCAGAGGAGCACTCATCCTTCCTTATGGAGCTCTCTGCGTTTCTCAAGGAATTAg GATGCCCTCATACACAACTGACCGAAGGCCCTGTCAGCCAGCGATTGACATCCACAGAAACGCGGCTTCTGTTGCTGGATTTCCTTCTAGCCGAACTTATGGCAGCTCGTATGTTGTCCAGTGCCACCCCAGAGCAAGGCATGACAGTGGAAATG CGTGAGAGTGAACATGCAAGGGACCTGAAGGCTTTGCTGATTGCTCTCGGCTTTCCCAAACCCCCAGCCAACATCACTCCACAGCAGCTTTTTATGAAAGTTGAACAGAAG GTAAATGATGTGAAGAGTAAAGCCCACCCATCTCTCATTGGTAAACCATTGTTTAATGGAACTCTGTCAGACAAGCAGTGGGCTCTGTTGGACGAGATGCAGAAAGAAATGCAGTCAGAATACCAGATGAGACGCGAGATGTTGATCAAGCGTCTTGATGTCACTGTGCAGTCTTTCCAG TGGTCCAACAAAGCCAAAATGCGAGAAAATGACTTGGTGAAAGCGTTCCGATCCCGAAGAGACCAGCTGACAGAAATCCCGAGTGTGTCTGTAGGCGACATGCTTGCAGCTAGGGAAGACTTGGCAGTCTTAGAGAAGACCAGCAATGCATCCGTGCGCAAGGCTACTAAAACACCCCTGAATAAG GTCCTGATAGGAAAGGTTCCAGATCGAGGTGGCCGAGCACACGAGCTGGAGCCTCCCCCGCCTGAGATGCCATCTTGGTCGCAGAGGCAACCAGGAGGAG GAGGTCAGGGTGGGAGTAGTAGTTCTCAGCAAG GTGGTTCAGGTGGATTTGGAGGTGGTCAACAAG GTGGTTCAGGTGGCTATGGAGGTGGTCAGCAAG GTAGTCAGGGAGGCTATAGTAGTGGTCAGCAAG GCTTTCAGGGAGGCTTTGGAGGCCAAG GCTTTCAGGGAGGCTTTGGAGGTCAAG tatatactataatatatccTGCAGGTGTTCAGGTTGGCTATAGTGGTGCTCAGCAAG GCTATCAGGGAGGATATGGGGGTGGACAGCAAG GTGGctatggaggacgaggaggtggccgcggagggcgtggtggtggaggtggaagtggcttctcctcaggaggcgATCGAGTCCAAGGTGGCTGGAACCAGGGCGGAGGATACAACCGTGGCGGCGGAGGCTACGACAAccgaggaggcggcggaggctaTGACAACCGAGGTGGCGGCGGAGGCTATGAtaacaggggagggggtggtggatatGATAacaggggaggtggtggaggctaCGATAATCGGGGTAGCTATGACaatcgtggtggtggtggctaccGAGGCGGTGGCCATGGTGGCTATGATAATAGGGGTTATGACAACAGAGGCaggggccgagggagggggggaagaggaggtaataGGTACTAG
- the LOC113803263 gene encoding protein FAM98B isoform X3 has product MENDILDSLEDLGYDGDISNETTLRAAVEGSEGGPKSVSYTKLVAWITSELRVLAKLEEMVNATTSPEEHSSFLMELSAFLKELGCPHTQLTEGPVSQRLTSTETRLLLLDFLLAELMAARMLSSATPEQGMTVEMRESEHARDLKALLIALGFPKPPANITPQQLFMKVEQKVNDVKSKAHPSLIGKPLFNGTLSDKQWALLDEMQKEMQSEYQMRREMLIKRLDVTVQSFQWSNKAKMRENDLVKAFRSRRDQLTEIPSVSVGDMLAAREDLAVLEKTSNASVRKATKTPLNKVLIGKVPDRGGRAHELEPPPPEMPSWSQRQPGGGGQGGSSSSQQGGSGGFGGGQQGGSGGYGGGQQGSQGGYSSGQQGGQGGYGGGGQQGGQGGYGGGGGGQQGGQGGYGGGGQQGFQGGFGGQVYTIIYPAGVQVGYSGAQQGYQGGYGGGQQGGYGGRGGGRGGRGGGGGSGFSSGGDRVQGGWNQGGGYNRGGGGYDNRGGGGGYDNRGGGGGYDNRGGGGGYDNRGGGGGYDNRGSYDNRGGGGYRGGGHGGYDNRGYDNRGRGRGRGGRGGNRY; this is encoded by the exons ATGGAGAACGATATTCTGGACTCGCTGGAGGACCTAGG GTATGATGGCGACATTAGCAACGAGACCACCTTGAGAGCAGCCGTTGAGGGAAGTGAAGGTGGACCCAAGAGTGTTTCGTACACAAAGCTCGTTGCTTGGATCACCTCAGAGTTGCGCGTCTTGGCCAAGCTAGAGGAGATGGTGAATGCCACGACATCCCCAGAGGAGCACTCATCCTTCCTTATGGAGCTCTCTGCGTTTCTCAAGGAATTAg GATGCCCTCATACACAACTGACCGAAGGCCCTGTCAGCCAGCGATTGACATCCACAGAAACGCGGCTTCTGTTGCTGGATTTCCTTCTAGCCGAACTTATGGCAGCTCGTATGTTGTCCAGTGCCACCCCAGAGCAAGGCATGACAGTGGAAATG CGTGAGAGTGAACATGCAAGGGACCTGAAGGCTTTGCTGATTGCTCTCGGCTTTCCCAAACCCCCAGCCAACATCACTCCACAGCAGCTTTTTATGAAAGTTGAACAGAAG GTAAATGATGTGAAGAGTAAAGCCCACCCATCTCTCATTGGTAAACCATTGTTTAATGGAACTCTGTCAGACAAGCAGTGGGCTCTGTTGGACGAGATGCAGAAAGAAATGCAGTCAGAATACCAGATGAGACGCGAGATGTTGATCAAGCGTCTTGATGTCACTGTGCAGTCTTTCCAG TGGTCCAACAAAGCCAAAATGCGAGAAAATGACTTGGTGAAAGCGTTCCGATCCCGAAGAGACCAGCTGACAGAAATCCCGAGTGTGTCTGTAGGCGACATGCTTGCAGCTAGGGAAGACTTGGCAGTCTTAGAGAAGACCAGCAATGCATCCGTGCGCAAGGCTACTAAAACACCCCTGAATAAG GTCCTGATAGGAAAGGTTCCAGATCGAGGTGGCCGAGCACACGAGCTGGAGCCTCCCCCGCCTGAGATGCCATCTTGGTCGCAGAGGCAACCAGGAGGAG GAGGTCAGGGTGGGAGTAGTAGTTCTCAGCAAG GTGGTTCAGGTGGATTTGGAGGTGGTCAACAAG GTGGTTCAGGTGGCTATGGAGGTGGTCAGCAAG GTAGTCAGGGAGGCTATAGTAGTGGTCAGCAAG GTGGTCAAGGTGGATATGGTGGTGGTGGACAGCAAG GTGGTcaaggtggttatggtggtggtggtggtggacagCAAG GTGGTCAAGGTGGCTATGGTGGTGGTGGCCAACAAG GCTTTCAGGGAGGCTTTGGAGGTCAAG tatatactataatatatccTGCAGGTGTTCAGGTTGGCTATAGTGGTGCTCAGCAAG GCTATCAGGGAGGATATGGGGGTGGACAGCAAG GTGGctatggaggacgaggaggtggccgcggagggcgtggtggtggaggtggaagtggcttctcctcaggaggcgATCGAGTCCAAGGTGGCTGGAACCAGGGCGGAGGATACAACCGTGGCGGCGGAGGCTACGACAAccgaggaggcggcggaggctaTGACAACCGAGGTGGCGGCGGAGGCTATGAtaacaggggagggggtggtggatatGATAacaggggaggtggtggaggctaCGATAATCGGGGTAGCTATGACaatcgtggtggtggtggctaccGAGGCGGTGGCCATGGTGGCTATGATAATAGGGGTTATGACAACAGAGGCaggggccgagggagggggggaagaggaggtaataGGTACTAG
- the LOC113803263 gene encoding protein FAM98B isoform X23, which yields MENDILDSLEDLGYDGDISNETTLRAAVEGSEGGPKSVSYTKLVAWITSELRVLAKLEEMVNATTSPEEHSSFLMELSAFLKELGCPHTQLTEGPVSQRLTSTETRLLLLDFLLAELMAARMLSSATPEQGMTVEMRESEHARDLKALLIALGFPKPPANITPQQLFMKVEQKVNDVKSKAHPSLIGKPLFNGTLSDKQWALLDEMQKEMQSEYQMRREMLIKRLDVTVQSFQWSNKAKMRENDLVKAFRSRRDQLTEIPSVSVGDMLAAREDLAVLEKTSNASVRKATKTPLNKVLIGKVPDRGGRAHELEPPPPEMPSWSQRQPGGGGQGGSSSSQQGGSGGFGGGQQGGSGGYGGGQQGFQGGFGGQGGQGGYGGGGQQGGQGGYGGGGQQGFQGGFGGQVYTIIYPAGVQVGYSGAQQGYQGGYGGGQQGGYGGRGGGRGGRGGGGGSGFSSGGDRVQGGWNQGGGYNRGGGGYDNRGGGGGYDNRGGGGGYDNRGGGGGYDNRGGGGGYDNRGSYDNRGGGGYRGGGHGGYDNRGYDNRGRGRGRGGRGGNRY from the exons ATGGAGAACGATATTCTGGACTCGCTGGAGGACCTAGG GTATGATGGCGACATTAGCAACGAGACCACCTTGAGAGCAGCCGTTGAGGGAAGTGAAGGTGGACCCAAGAGTGTTTCGTACACAAAGCTCGTTGCTTGGATCACCTCAGAGTTGCGCGTCTTGGCCAAGCTAGAGGAGATGGTGAATGCCACGACATCCCCAGAGGAGCACTCATCCTTCCTTATGGAGCTCTCTGCGTTTCTCAAGGAATTAg GATGCCCTCATACACAACTGACCGAAGGCCCTGTCAGCCAGCGATTGACATCCACAGAAACGCGGCTTCTGTTGCTGGATTTCCTTCTAGCCGAACTTATGGCAGCTCGTATGTTGTCCAGTGCCACCCCAGAGCAAGGCATGACAGTGGAAATG CGTGAGAGTGAACATGCAAGGGACCTGAAGGCTTTGCTGATTGCTCTCGGCTTTCCCAAACCCCCAGCCAACATCACTCCACAGCAGCTTTTTATGAAAGTTGAACAGAAG GTAAATGATGTGAAGAGTAAAGCCCACCCATCTCTCATTGGTAAACCATTGTTTAATGGAACTCTGTCAGACAAGCAGTGGGCTCTGTTGGACGAGATGCAGAAAGAAATGCAGTCAGAATACCAGATGAGACGCGAGATGTTGATCAAGCGTCTTGATGTCACTGTGCAGTCTTTCCAG TGGTCCAACAAAGCCAAAATGCGAGAAAATGACTTGGTGAAAGCGTTCCGATCCCGAAGAGACCAGCTGACAGAAATCCCGAGTGTGTCTGTAGGCGACATGCTTGCAGCTAGGGAAGACTTGGCAGTCTTAGAGAAGACCAGCAATGCATCCGTGCGCAAGGCTACTAAAACACCCCTGAATAAG GTCCTGATAGGAAAGGTTCCAGATCGAGGTGGCCGAGCACACGAGCTGGAGCCTCCCCCGCCTGAGATGCCATCTTGGTCGCAGAGGCAACCAGGAGGAG GAGGTCAGGGTGGGAGTAGTAGTTCTCAGCAAG GTGGTTCAGGTGGATTTGGAGGTGGTCAACAAG GTGGTTCAGGTGGCTATGGAGGTGGTCAGCAAG GCTTTCAGGGAGGCTTTGGAGGCCAAG GTGGTCAAGGTGGATATGGTGGTGGTGGACAGCAAG GTGGTCAAGGTGGCTATGGTGGTGGTGGCCAACAAG GCTTTCAGGGAGGCTTTGGAGGTCAAG tatatactataatatatccTGCAGGTGTTCAGGTTGGCTATAGTGGTGCTCAGCAAG GCTATCAGGGAGGATATGGGGGTGGACAGCAAG GTGGctatggaggacgaggaggtggccgcggagggcgtggtggtggaggtggaagtggcttctcctcaggaggcgATCGAGTCCAAGGTGGCTGGAACCAGGGCGGAGGATACAACCGTGGCGGCGGAGGCTACGACAAccgaggaggcggcggaggctaTGACAACCGAGGTGGCGGCGGAGGCTATGAtaacaggggagggggtggtggatatGATAacaggggaggtggtggaggctaCGATAATCGGGGTAGCTATGACaatcgtggtggtggtggctaccGAGGCGGTGGCCATGGTGGCTATGATAATAGGGGTTATGACAACAGAGGCaggggccgagggagggggggaagaggaggtaataGGTACTAG
- the LOC113803263 gene encoding protein FAM98B isoform X7, whose amino-acid sequence MENDILDSLEDLGYDGDISNETTLRAAVEGSEGGPKSVSYTKLVAWITSELRVLAKLEEMVNATTSPEEHSSFLMELSAFLKELGCPHTQLTEGPVSQRLTSTETRLLLLDFLLAELMAARMLSSATPEQGMTVEMRESEHARDLKALLIALGFPKPPANITPQQLFMKVEQKVNDVKSKAHPSLIGKPLFNGTLSDKQWALLDEMQKEMQSEYQMRREMLIKRLDVTVQSFQWSNKAKMRENDLVKAFRSRRDQLTEIPSVSVGDMLAAREDLAVLEKTSNASVRKATKTPLNKVLIGKVPDRGGRAHELEPPPPEMPSWSQRQPGGGGQGGSSSSQQGGSGGFGGGQQGGSGGYGGGQQGSQGGYSSGQQGFQGGFGGQGGQGGYGGGGQQGGQGGYGGGGGGQQGGQGGYGGGGQQGFQGGFGGQVYTIIYPAGVQVGYSGAQQGGYGGRGGGRGGRGGGGGSGFSSGGDRVQGGWNQGGGYNRGGGGYDNRGGGGGYDNRGGGGGYDNRGGGGGYDNRGGGGGYDNRGSYDNRGGGGYRGGGHGGYDNRGYDNRGRGRGRGGRGGNRY is encoded by the exons ATGGAGAACGATATTCTGGACTCGCTGGAGGACCTAGG GTATGATGGCGACATTAGCAACGAGACCACCTTGAGAGCAGCCGTTGAGGGAAGTGAAGGTGGACCCAAGAGTGTTTCGTACACAAAGCTCGTTGCTTGGATCACCTCAGAGTTGCGCGTCTTGGCCAAGCTAGAGGAGATGGTGAATGCCACGACATCCCCAGAGGAGCACTCATCCTTCCTTATGGAGCTCTCTGCGTTTCTCAAGGAATTAg GATGCCCTCATACACAACTGACCGAAGGCCCTGTCAGCCAGCGATTGACATCCACAGAAACGCGGCTTCTGTTGCTGGATTTCCTTCTAGCCGAACTTATGGCAGCTCGTATGTTGTCCAGTGCCACCCCAGAGCAAGGCATGACAGTGGAAATG CGTGAGAGTGAACATGCAAGGGACCTGAAGGCTTTGCTGATTGCTCTCGGCTTTCCCAAACCCCCAGCCAACATCACTCCACAGCAGCTTTTTATGAAAGTTGAACAGAAG GTAAATGATGTGAAGAGTAAAGCCCACCCATCTCTCATTGGTAAACCATTGTTTAATGGAACTCTGTCAGACAAGCAGTGGGCTCTGTTGGACGAGATGCAGAAAGAAATGCAGTCAGAATACCAGATGAGACGCGAGATGTTGATCAAGCGTCTTGATGTCACTGTGCAGTCTTTCCAG TGGTCCAACAAAGCCAAAATGCGAGAAAATGACTTGGTGAAAGCGTTCCGATCCCGAAGAGACCAGCTGACAGAAATCCCGAGTGTGTCTGTAGGCGACATGCTTGCAGCTAGGGAAGACTTGGCAGTCTTAGAGAAGACCAGCAATGCATCCGTGCGCAAGGCTACTAAAACACCCCTGAATAAG GTCCTGATAGGAAAGGTTCCAGATCGAGGTGGCCGAGCACACGAGCTGGAGCCTCCCCCGCCTGAGATGCCATCTTGGTCGCAGAGGCAACCAGGAGGAG GAGGTCAGGGTGGGAGTAGTAGTTCTCAGCAAG GTGGTTCAGGTGGATTTGGAGGTGGTCAACAAG GTGGTTCAGGTGGCTATGGAGGTGGTCAGCAAG GTAGTCAGGGAGGCTATAGTAGTGGTCAGCAAG GCTTTCAGGGAGGCTTTGGAGGCCAAG GTGGTCAAGGTGGATATGGTGGTGGTGGACAGCAAG GTGGTcaaggtggttatggtggtggtggtggtggacagCAAG GTGGTCAAGGTGGCTATGGTGGTGGTGGCCAACAAG GCTTTCAGGGAGGCTTTGGAGGTCAAG tatatactataatatatccTGCAGGTGTTCAGGTTGGCTATAGTGGTGCTCAGCAAG GTGGctatggaggacgaggaggtggccgcggagggcgtggtggtggaggtggaagtggcttctcctcaggaggcgATCGAGTCCAAGGTGGCTGGAACCAGGGCGGAGGATACAACCGTGGCGGCGGAGGCTACGACAAccgaggaggcggcggaggctaTGACAACCGAGGTGGCGGCGGAGGCTATGAtaacaggggagggggtggtggatatGATAacaggggaggtggtggaggctaCGATAATCGGGGTAGCTATGACaatcgtggtggtggtggctaccGAGGCGGTGGCCATGGTGGCTATGATAATAGGGGTTATGACAACAGAGGCaggggccgagggagggggggaagaggaggtaataGGTACTAG